CGGCGTTGCCCTTCAGCGCGGGAACGGTGTCGGCGACCTTGATGAGGTAGGCGTCGCTCTTGAACTTGTCGTCCGTCTCCTCGGGGTGGTACTTCGCTGAGTACAGCGCCGTCTTGTACTCCAGGAAGGCCTCCGTGCCGACGTTCAGCGCGGCGCCCATGGCGCTCATCGCGTTCTTGGAGCCCTCGCCGTTGCTGCCGATCTTCCCCTTGCCCAGCGAGTCGCCGTCGATGAACGTGCCGCCGATGTACTGGATCTTGAACTTGCCGTCGTCGATGTCCTTCTTCACGGTCGGGCCGACCGTCTGCTCGAACTGGGCGCAGATCGGGCAGCGCGGGTCCTCGTAGACCTTGAGGGTCTTCTTCGCGGTGTCCTTGCCGAGGACGACGGTGGTGCCGTCCGTGCCGGTCGTGTGGGCGGGGGCGACCACCCGGGCGTCCTTCAGGCCCTCCCAGTAGCCGGGCTTGTTGGCCTGGACGACGGCGTAGCCTATGCCGCCGGCCGCGGCCAGCACGGCCACGACCGAGGCGGCCACCACGACCTGCCGCCTGGCCTTGGTGCGCCGGGCCTGCCGCTCGCGCTCCTCGCGCAGCCGCTCCCGGGCCGCCGTCTTCGCCACCTGGCTGTTCCGCTTGCTCATGTCGGTGATCCTCCTGTGGGACGCGCACGCGTCGTGCGCGGGATACGTCTGGGGACGGGTCGTGCTCGCGAGCCGTCGCCCGGGCGGGGGCGGATGCCGTCGCTCAGGCGAGGGCGGCCGAGCACGGCGGTCCGCGCCGTCCCAGGGAGTGCACGAGGAGCCGGTCCGCAC
This is a stretch of genomic DNA from Streptomyces sp. TG1A-8. It encodes these proteins:
- a CDS encoding thioredoxin domain-containing protein; the protein is MSKRNSQVAKTAARERLREERERQARRTKARRQVVVAASVVAVLAAAGGIGYAVVQANKPGYWEGLKDARVVAPAHTTGTDGTTVVLGKDTAKKTLKVYEDPRCPICAQFEQTVGPTVKKDIDDGKFKIQYIGGTFIDGDSLGKGKIGSNGEGSKNAMSAMGAALNVGTEAFLEYKTALYSAKYHPEETDDKFKSDAYLIKVADTVPALKGNAAFRKAVKNGTYDAWALAMSKTFDTNKDGVTGTPSFVMNGKMLTTDSQGNPPMTVADFTKVVDAALKA